The genomic interval GAATTTTTGATAGACTTCATCACCTACTTCATAGCATTGTTGGCAAATGGATGGTCCAATCCAGGCCAATAGTTCCGATTCCAGGCTGTTCATTTTATTCAGCGTATTTTCAATAATACCATAAGCCAATCCTTTCCATCCAGCATGAATTGCAGCAATCTCTGTACCTTGGCGGTTACATAGCATGATGGGTAAACAATCCGCAGTAAGAATTACTAGAGGGTGGTTTTTCGATCGAGTTATTGATGCATCTGCATTTCTATTAGAATCTTCTTCGGCTATGACACAATGGGTACTATGTGTTTGCTTTAACCATTGAGGTTCACCAGGCAAGTGCAATCGTTCGATCAGTTGTTGTCTATTTTGCATCACGTGCACATC from Legionella sainthelensi carries:
- the pgeF gene encoding peptidoglycan editing factor PgeF; translation: MKTKLANWLAPKNITALSTTRLSGFSQAPYESNNMGLGIGDDDVHVMQNRQQLIERLHLPGEPQWLKQTHSTHCVIAEEDSNRNADASITRSKNHPLVILTADCLPIMLCNRQGTEIAAIHAGWKGLAYGIIENTLNKMNSLESELLAWIGPSICQQCYEVGDEVYQKFITTYPLSKQAFKPVKEKWLANLPLIAEVVLNAQRIKTVYQSGLCTFELKNEFYSYRRTSQTGRIATLIWFNDQPQD